A genomic segment from Desulfurobacterium pacificum encodes:
- the rplC gene encoding 50S ribosomal protein L3, translated as MKGILGRKVGMTQIFTEDGKAIAVTVIEAGPCTVVQKRTPEKDGYAALQLGFMEKNKAEHKFPKPLLGHFKKAGIKPTRWLKEVKFDNVDEYNVGDKITVEIFQPGEKVDVTGKSKGRGFAGYHKRHGFGGGRRSHGSDFHEGPGSIGACADPGRVHKGKRMAGHYGNETVTVKNLEIVDVIPEKNLILIKGAVPGHKGGLVIVKGK; from the coding sequence ATGAAAGGGATCCTCGGTAGAAAAGTTGGAATGACACAAATTTTTACAGAAGATGGCAAGGCTATAGCTGTTACTGTTATTGAAGCAGGACCTTGCACGGTTGTTCAGAAAAGAACTCCTGAAAAGGATGGATACGCAGCTCTTCAACTTGGTTTTATGGAAAAGAACAAAGCCGAGCACAAGTTTCCCAAGCCTCTCTTGGGACACTTCAAGAAAGCAGGGATAAAGCCTACAAGGTGGCTTAAAGAGGTAAAGTTTGACAACGTAGATGAGTACAACGTTGGGGACAAGATAACTGTAGAAATATTCCAGCCTGGTGAGAAGGTTGATGTAACGGGTAAATCCAAAGGTAGAGGTTTTGCAGGTTATCATAAGCGCCACGGCTTCGGCGGTGGTAGAAGGTCTCACGGTTCAGACTTCCACGAAGGTCCTGGTTCCATCGGTGCCTGTGCTGACCCGGGAAGAGTTCACAAAGGTAAAAGGATGGCAGGTCATTACGGAAACGAAACTGTTACCGTGAAGAATCTTGAAATTGTTGACGTTATCCCCGAGAAGAACCTTATCCTTATTAAAGGAGCGGTTCCAGGACATAAAGGTGGACTTGTAATAGTCAAAGGAAAGTA
- the rpsJ gene encoding 30S ribosomal protein S10 yields the protein MAQDRIRIKLTAYDHRLLDRSVQEIIETVKRTGAIVAGPIPLPTKRSVWSVIRSPHKYKYSQEQFEIRRHRRLLDIKNPKPQTVEALMDLKLPAGVDVEIKLD from the coding sequence ATGGCGCAGGATCGCATAAGAATAAAATTAACGGCTTATGACCATAGATTACTTGATAGGTCTGTTCAGGAAATAATTGAAACTGTTAAAAGGACTGGTGCTATCGTCGCCGGTCCTATTCCTTTACCTACGAAACGCTCAGTGTGGAGCGTGATTAGGTCTCCTCACAAGTATAAGTACTCTCAGGAACAGTTTGAAATTAGAAGACACAGAAGGTTACTTGACATCAAGAATCCAAAACCGCAAACCGTGGAAGCTTTAATGGATCTCAAGCTTCCCGCCGGTGTAGATGTAGAGATAAAGCTTGACTAA